Proteins found in one Aspergillus puulaauensis MK2 DNA, chromosome 8, nearly complete sequence genomic segment:
- a CDS encoding carboxylesterase/lipase family protein (COG:I;~EggNog:ENOG410PP2D;~InterPro:IPR019819,IPR019826,IPR002018,IPR029058;~MEROPS:MER0030934;~PFAM:PF00135;~SECRETED:SignalP(1-19)), giving the protein MNLLSTLAGVAACGSLASALKPPVIDTHYGTIHGGLSPFAGGDKAFVYKGIPYAQPPTGANRWTKVGGPSYWGELNATEFGPQCAQSISDAGIFSSGKNTTSEDCLTLNIWTPAYKNQTALSSKKLPVFFWIYGGRFAGGSGDVKTYDGTGLAQKDIIVVTINYRLGPFGYLAHPELSAESGTNSSGNYGILDQQAALHWVNENIAKFGGNPDQVTVGGQSAGSASALDAMWSPLAAGLAAGIIAESGARGPHDPMTGTVATSYRTKKAAEAHGVSFLKTMGKSSIAELRNASMESLLEYDMLSDTIWEGTPFENLTDAFMEPPMWRPNLDGYVFPDTYSEALRNNSHADIPVLTGNNEDESGATPTLTYSPSKYHDLFSNLFGDLSDEFFSLYPGQNTTQASESGKEFWRDLSRVGTWRWALDWAAGGAQESVYTYYFNHWPAEQRSSGAYHGSELWYTFNNIPYSSYSNVTWNAEDYAVEKKMANYWANFIRTGNPNGNGQAEWKASKKDAQTMWLGDQWGMGPITLNNKRIEFLHKWTSTLPAW; this is encoded by the exons ATGAATCTGCTTTCCACCCTCGCCGGCGTGGCAGCTTGTGGCTCGCTCGCCTCTGCCTTGAAGCCCCCAGTCATTGATACTCACTACGGTACTATCCATGGTGGTCTTTCCCCCTTCGCCGGGGGTGATAAAGCATTCGTTTACAAGGGAATCCCATATGCGCAGCCGCCCACCGGCGCCAACCGGTGGACCAAAGTCGGCGGTCCAAGCTACTGGGGCGAGCTCAATGCCACCGAATTCGGCCCACAATGCGCCCAATCCATCAGCGATGCAGgcatcttctccagcggCAAGAACACCACCAGCGAGGACTGTCTGACGCTCAACATCTGGACCCCGGCATACAAGAACCAGACCGCCCTGTCCTCCAAGAAACTACCTGTTTTCTTCTGGATCTACGGGGGGCGTTTCGCGGGTGGCTCTGGCGATGTCAAGACGTACGACGGCACCGGTCTCGCGCAGAAAGACATCATCGTGGTCACTATCAACTACCGGCTAGGGCCCTTTGGATACCTCGCGCACCCCGAACTGTCTGCTGAATCAGGCACAAATAGCTCGGGCAACTACGGGATCCTGGATCAACAGGCCGCTCTGCATTGGGTCAACGAGAACATCGCCAAGTTTGGTGGCAACCCCGACCAGGTTACTGTTGGCGGGCAGTCCGCTGGCTCGGCTAGTGCTCTCGACGCTATGTGGAGTcctctggctgctggccttgctgctggaatcATCGCGGAGAGCGGTGCACGCGGACCTCATGATCCGATGACTGGGACGGTGGCCACTTCGTACCGGACTAAAAAGGCCGCCGAGGCTCACGGTG TCAGTTTCCTGAAGACAATGGGGAAGAGCTCAATAGCTGAGCTGCGAAACGCTTCGATGGAAAGTCTTCTTGAATACGATATGCTTTCTGACACCATCTGGGAGGGAACTCCGTTCGAAAACCTCACCGACGCCTTCATGGAGCCACCCATGTGGCGTCCTAACCTCGATGGCTACGTCTTCCCAGACACTTACTCTGAAGCCTTGCGCAACAACTCCCACGCCGATATCCCCGTATTGACTGGAAACAACGAGGATGAATCCGGCGCTACCCCGACCCTCACCTACTCTCCCTCCAAGTACCACGACCTGTTCAGTAACCTCTTTGGCGACCTCTCGGACGAGTTCTTCTCTTTGTATCCTGGGCAAAACACCACCCAGGCATCAGAAAGCGGCAAAGAGTTCTGGAGAGACTTGTCCCGCGTGGGaacctggcgctgggctCTTGACTGGGCTGCTGGCGGTGCGCAGGAATCCGTGTACACCTATTATTTCAACCACTGGCCCGCGGAGCAAAGATCCTCGGGTGCCTACCACGGCAGTGAACTTTGGTATAC gttcaacaacatcccctaTTCCTCGTACAGCAATGTGACATGGAACGCAGAAGACTACGcggtcgagaagaagatggcaaACTACTGGGCCAATTTCATTCGAACTGGCAACCCCAATGGCAATGGCCAGGCCGAGTGGAAGGCCTCTAAGAAGGATGCGCAGACTATGTGGTTGGGGGACCAGTGGGGGATGGGCCCTATCACCTTGAACAACAAGCGTATTGAGTTCCTCCACAAGTGGACGTCGACTTTGCCTGCGTGGTAG
- a CDS encoding MFS transporter (COG:G;~EggNog:ENOG410PFTW;~InterPro:IPR020846,IPR011701,IPR036259;~PFAM:PF07690;~TransMembrane:12 (i62-79o99-119i131-149o155-176i188-210o222-247i287-320o332-352i373-394o400-421i433-456o468-490i);~go_function: GO:0022857 - transmembrane transporter activity [Evidence IEA];~go_process: GO:0055085 - transmembrane transport [Evidence IEA]), whose amino-acid sequence METPNHPRDISFWRLMTDQHVVTHDIVDHKYPGSGTESDPYVVSWIPDDPRNPMNFAMARKVLIVFATGFSALIISLSSSGYSGSMGHIIQHFNVSEEVATLGLSLFVIGFSLGPVIWAPLSESIGRQIPFFISFLAMAAFCAGCAGAQNIETLLVLRFFAGAFGSSPLTNAGGIVSDMFTSRERGLALLLFAATPYIGPAVAPMIGGFLSMNAGWRWVEGLFAASSGLVWLTVTFSVPETYAPVLLRKRAAKLSQITGHHYRSNLDIRQKGVTLRKRLQTVFSRPWILLFTEPIVFLLTFYAALIYGTLYMLFAAFPIVYQQERGWNPGVAGLPFLGVLIGMLSATIYTIWDNKRYINCQNSYRNGVAPPEARLPPCMLAAVTIPTGLFWFAWTNSPSIHWMAGIAALVPFGFGLVIVYVGIVNYLVDSYTIYAASVLASMSVVRYMFGGVFPLFTSYMYKGLGIHWASSIPAFVAVACIPLPFVFYVYGERIRKRCKYAAVSAKEVGMLREGGDGNGDERVLEEGNERRLKEV is encoded by the exons ATGGAAACTCCCAATCACCCCCGAGACATCTCGTTCTGGCGTCTGATGACGGACCAGCATGTCGTCACCCACGACATCGTCGACCACAAATACCCTGGATCCGGCACTGAAAGCGACCCCTATGTCGTGTCCTGGATCCCAGACGACCCCCGAAATCCCATGAACTTCGCCATGGCCAGAAAAGTACTCATCGTCTTTGCCACCGGCTTCTCGGCGCTGATCATATCACTATCGTCCTCCGGCTACAGCGGGAGCATGGGGCATATCATCCAGCACTTCAACGTCAGCGAAGAAGTAGCCACTCTAGGCCTGTCCCTCTTTGTTATCGGTTTCTCGCTGGGACCGGTGATATGGGCACCACTGAGTGAGAGCATCGGCAGACAGATTCCCTTTTTCATCTCGTTTCTAGCTATGGCGGCCTTTTGTGCTGGGTGTGCTGGGGCGCAGAATATAGAGACCCTTCTGGTTCTgcgcttcttcgccggtgCCTTTGGTTCATCACCGCTCACCAATGCTGGTGGCATTGTCTCTGATATGTTTACTTCCCGCGAGCGCGGCCTTGCACTTCTTCTGTTCGCCGCTACTCCGTATATTG GCCCCGCCGTCGCGCCCATGATAGGCGGATTCCTATCAATGAACGccggctggcgctgggttgAAGGTCTCTTCGCCGCATCCTCAGGCCTAGTCTGGCTCACCGTCACCTTCTCCGTCCCAGAAACCTACGCCCccgtcctcctccgcaaacGAGCCGCCAAACTCTCCCAGATAACCGGCCACCACTACCGCAGCAACCTGGACATTAGACAAAAAGGAGTAACATTGAGAAAGCGTCTGCAAACCGTGTTCTCACGCCCCTggatcctcctcttcaccgaGCCCATCGTTTTCCTGCTCACCTTCTACGCCGCCCTCATCTACGGAACACTGTACATGCTCTTCGCCGCATTCCCAATCGTATACCAGCAAGAGCGCGGCTGGAACCCGGGCGTCGCAGGCCTGCCCTTCCTAGGCGTTCTCATCGGGATGCTCTCTGCAACCATCTACACAATCTGGGACAACAAGCGCTACATCAACTGCCAAAACAGTTATCGGAACGGTGTTGCACCCCCCGAAGCACGCCTGCCCCCTTGTATGCTCGCCGCAGTCACAATCCCCACCGGCCTCTTCTGGTTCGCGTGGACAAACTCTCCCTCTATCCACTGGATGGCTGGTATAGCGGCCCTCGTCCCCTTCGGATTTGGCCTTGTCATTGTGTATGTGGGGATCGTGAACTACCTCGTCGACTCGTATACGATCTATGCGGCGTCCGTGCTTGCGAGTATGTCTGTTGTCAGGTATATGTTTGGTGGCGTTTTCCCGCTTTTCACGAGCTATATGTATAAGGGTCTCGGGATTCATTGGGCCTCTAGTATTCCGGCGTTTGTGGCTGTGGCGTGTATTCCGTTGCCGTTTGTGTTTTATGTTTACGGGGAAAGGATTAGGAAGAGGTGTAAGTATGCCGCTGTTTCGGCGAAAGAGGTGGGGATGTTACGGGAGGGTGGTGATGGTAATGGCGATGAGagggtgctggaggaaggGAATGAGCGGAGGTTGAAAGAAGTATGA
- a CDS encoding uncharacterized protein (COG:J;~EggNog:ENOG410PP4P;~InterPro:IPR006175,IPR006056,IPR035959;~PFAM:PF01042): MKAISPTRAPATIGPYVHAIVHKDLVFTTACIPLDPESMKLVPGDAETQLRRIFENLKIILGEAGTTLDRIIKQNVYLTDFEGQFEAFNKVSREYLGEHKPARATMRVLGLPKGAEMGVDVVVAMPE; this comes from the coding sequence ATGAAAGCAATCTCCCCAACCCGCGCCCCTGCCACAATCGGCCCCTACGTGCACGCCATCGTGCACAAAGACCTCGTCTTCACAACAGCCTGCATCCCACTCGACCCAGAGAGTATGAAACTGGTCCCCGGCGACGCCGAAACGCAACTCCGACGCATCTTCGAGAATCTCAAGATTATTCTCGGGGAGGCGGGGACCACGCTGGACCGGATTATCAAGCAGAATGTGTACTTGACGGACTTTGAGGGGCAGTTTGAGGCGTTCAATAAAGTTTCCAGGGAGTATTTGGGGGAGCATAAGCCTGCGAGGGCGACGATGAGGGTTTTGGGGTTGCCGAAGGGGGCGGAGATGggggttgatgttgttgttgctatGCCGGAGTGA
- a CDS encoding uncharacterized protein (COG:E;~EggNog:ENOG410PNZ5;~InterPro:IPR002872,IPR015659,IPR029041;~PFAM:PF01619;~go_function: GO:0004657 - proline dehydrogenase activity [Evidence IEA];~go_process: GO:0006562 - proline catabolic process [Evidence IEA]): protein MFLALRHRAVLGPRTTLFVARQPPIRFASTTGHFNARGVWNDVLLRWRNASKNGKRVTYLTGGTSLAVLGLLLVDGRDSDEATDSHDVKALSRVPFGKLFTGWIAFTFCSSPTWVDISETLYNVLSRIPILESITDFFVIRTFFNQFLGGKTTDDCIPKIQALRYNHIGTLLGYNIEAELDGSSKDPRLIRIQTKHVLESIEAQGKLGREFCPDTARTSGDSRSWVRIKVTGLLPHPIALLHGSNAILEARDAKGLDKDVPYPGLPHDGDWEAALSGKQVTASDRRQLLDLYSTLDMIMKRGRENNVRIIVDAEQTWYQPIIDSLTDELMQKYNTLDGPATCVASFQAYLRRYPQLLEQQIQRAQEKGYKLLFKQVRGAYIKTEGERWTKEDRQGPGPVWGTKAETDASFNYGVEKALRAVSKQIQESGCSVLGAVFATHNSCSVDLGIRLLEEYGLAERRSDGKLIVSNEAAGSVAFGQLYGMKDDLTNKIVGSVTTKDGFPLVVKSMSYGDLKECLPFLARRATENKAVLEGRGGARSERVRLGREIRRRLLPWTSY, encoded by the exons ATGTTCCTCGCGCTGAGACATAGGGCTGTCCTAGGGCCACGGACTACTCTATTCGTGGCTCGTCAGCCGCCAATTCGGTTCGCATCGACGACAGGACATTTCAATGCTAGAGGTGTTTGGAACGACGTTTTACTTAGGTGGAGGAACGCCTCAAAGAACGGAAAAAGAGTCACATACCTTACTGGGGGCACCAGTCTCGCTGTACTTGGTTTACTGCTGGTTGACGGTAGGGACAGCGACGAGGCCACCGACTCGCACGACGTGAAAGCGCTGTCGCGGGTTCCATTCGGGAAACTGTTTACGGGGTGGAT AGCGTTTACATTCTGTTCCTCCCCAACCTGGGTCGATATCAGCGAAACACTCTACAACGTCCTCAGCCGAATCCCCATCCTCGAATCCATAACGgacttcttcgtcatcagaaCCTTTTTCAACCAATTCCTCGGCGGGAAAACAACGGACGACTGCATCCCCAAGATCCAAGCACTCCGCTATAACCATATCGGGACTCTACTCGGGTATAACATCGAAGCCGAACTTGACGGGTCAAGTAAAGACCCCAGATTAATTAGAATCCAAACAAAGCATGTTCTGGAATCAATCGAGGCGCAGGGGAAACTAGGCAGAGAATTCTGCCCTGATACGGCCAGGACAAGCGGGGATAGTCGCTCCTGGGTCCGGATTAAAGTTACAGGACTCCTTCCACATCCTATTGCTTTACTCCATGGCTCGAATGCAATTCTTGAAGCGAGGGATGCGAAGGGACTCGATAAAGATGTCCCGTATCCTGGCCTCCCTCACGACGGCGACTGGGAGGCAGCATTAAGCGGGAAACAAGTGACGGCTTCTGATCGGCGACAGCTGCTCGATTTATACTCGACCCTAGATATGATTATGAAAAGGGGACGCGAGAATAATGTCAGGATTATTGTCGATGCTGAACAGACCTGGTACCAACCTATCATTGACAGTTTAACCGATGAACTTATGCAGAAGTATAACACGCTAGACGGCCCAGCTACATGCGTTGCTTCGTTCCAGGCTTATCTTCGACGATACCCGCAGCTACTGGagcagcagatccagcgAGCGCAGGAAAAGGGGTATAAACTCCTGTTTAAACAAGTCAGAGGGGCCTATATCAAGACTGAGGGTGAGCGGTGGACAAAGGAAGATCGTCAAGGCCCCGGTCCTGTGTGGGGTACAAAAGCCGAAACCGACGCGAGCTTTAATTACGGCGTGGAGAAGGCGCTGAGAGCTGTGAGTAAACAGATCCAGGAGAGTGGGTGCTCTGTACTCGGTGCGGTGTTTGCGACGCATAACTCGTGTAGTGTGGATCTGGGGATCAGGCTTCTGGAGGAATATGGGTTAGCGGAGCGCAGGAGTGATGGGAAGCTTATCGTCTCGAATGAGGCTGCTGGGAGTGTTGCCTTTGGGCAGCTCTATG GAATGAAAGACGACCTTACGAACAAGATCGTGGGCTCTGTCACTACGAAGGATGGATTTCCTCTTGTAGTCAAG TCTATGAGTTACGGTGATCTTAAAGAATGCCTGCCGTTCCTAGCTAGGAGAGCCACCGAAAACAAAGCTGTTCTGGAGGGAAGGGGTGGTGCACGCTCTGAGAGGGTCAGGCTGGGTCGTGAGATTCGAAGACGCCTACTTCCTTGGACATCATACTAG